A single Bosea sp. PAMC 26642 DNA region contains:
- a CDS encoding GntR family transcriptional regulator codes for MAVLKTAEPMIERAPSLVEGAYLALKAAIRDSVFPPGHQASAAELALKLGVSRTPVHEAALRLQEEGLVRILPKRGILICALVPDDLREIYEVLIAIEASAAELAARLPEAERASLADALAAATDAMANTLAGGDLGSWGHADDAFHRLLVERCGNSRFLRIVQTVTDQSHRARMVTLRLRPSLPVSTSEHVAMIEAIRAGRSEAARDAARHHRVRARDELLPLLASVGLRHL; via the coding sequence ATGGCGGTATTGAAGACAGCCGAGCCGATGATCGAGCGGGCGCCGAGCCTCGTCGAAGGCGCTTATCTCGCATTGAAGGCCGCGATCCGCGACAGCGTCTTTCCCCCGGGCCATCAGGCCTCGGCGGCCGAGCTCGCGCTCAAACTCGGCGTCAGCCGCACCCCGGTGCATGAGGCAGCGCTGCGTTTGCAGGAGGAGGGGCTGGTCCGCATCCTGCCCAAGCGCGGTATCCTGATCTGCGCGCTGGTGCCCGACGATCTGCGGGAAATCTACGAGGTCCTGATCGCGATCGAGGCCAGCGCGGCGGAGTTGGCGGCGCGCTTGCCGGAGGCGGAGCGGGCGTCGCTCGCCGATGCTCTGGCGGCGGCGACGGACGCGATGGCGAACACGCTCGCCGGAGGCGACCTCGGCAGCTGGGGTCATGCCGACGACGCCTTTCACCGGCTTCTTGTCGAGCGCTGCGGGAACAGCCGTTTCCTGCGGATCGTCCAGACCGTCACCGATCAGTCCCATCGCGCCAGGATGGTGACCCTGCGGCTGCGGCCTTCGCTCCCCGTCTCGACGAGCGAGCACGTCGCCATGATCGAGGCGATCCGCGCCGGCCGTTCGGAGGCGGCGCGCGACGCGGCGCGCCATCACCGTGTCAGGGCCAGAGACGAATTGCTGCCTTTGCTTGCGAGCGTCGGCCTGAGACATCTATGA
- a CDS encoding bifunctional diguanylate cyclase/phosphodiesterase, which yields MSCHTAFGLLKQARESTGWAAFIWLAATAAAAGAGIWSTHFIAMLGYAPPLSIGYDVGLTLASLGVAIATAFGAAMVIRTASSSTAIVASGIILTSGIAAMHFTGMAGVRIPGRFVWDEALVAAALASGTVLTCAALFVFTRRPTRYPRAVAATLLAGAIGTLHFVSMAAARAVPDPSIAAPDDGLARGALAVGIAAVMLTILAFSALTLFADRLRRVNRALASHGAALRVSEERLARALDAGSDGLWDWNISTGQTWLSDRWLTMLGYEPGELEGHVRTWQRLVHPQDEAKALELLQAHFDGHSPVYEFEHRLRRKDGSWGWVLARGKVVERDNLDLPQRIVGTHIDIEGRKIAEQQIAHMARHDGLTGLTNRTSFHELLRLALREAADAGGACAVMCLDLDGFKMVNDTVGHMAGDELLKLVAARIAERIHPADTVARLGGDEFAVLVKSNPTNEGLGSLAKELISAVGEPFAYSGQTIEVGLSIGIARAPQDGLVEQLLFSRADLALYQAKAEGRNCYRIFDAALDEAITRRRELERDLRMVLANEGLELHYQPQVRASTRELVGFEALVRWRHPARGSIPPSEFIPLAEETGLISALGEWVLRTACSEAAGWARPLKVAVNLSPREFQQGDLPDLILGILTETGLSPNRLEIEITETAIFADMGRALSILRRLKALGISIAMDDFGTGYASLATLQAFPFDKIKIDRSFIGQVEVSPQAAVIVRAVLGLGRSLGICVAAEGVETIDQMRFLVDEECEELQGYLFGKPQPIGSFAEAIDGREAFEGAIAPAPVRSAAAQMAFAS from the coding sequence GTGTCGTGCCATACAGCGTTCGGCCTGCTCAAACAGGCACGCGAAAGCACGGGCTGGGCCGCTTTCATCTGGTTGGCCGCCACCGCTGCCGCTGCGGGCGCAGGCATCTGGAGCACGCATTTCATCGCCATGCTCGGCTACGCTCCGCCGCTCAGCATCGGCTATGATGTGGGCCTGACGCTGGCATCACTGGGCGTCGCCATCGCGACCGCTTTCGGCGCCGCAATGGTAATCCGAACTGCTTCCAGTTCCACCGCCATTGTCGCCAGCGGCATCATCCTGACCTCAGGCATCGCCGCGATGCATTTCACCGGGATGGCGGGCGTTCGCATTCCCGGCCGCTTCGTCTGGGACGAGGCGCTCGTCGCGGCGGCGCTCGCATCCGGGACCGTTCTGACCTGCGCGGCACTGTTCGTGTTCACCCGCCGGCCGACCCGCTACCCTCGCGCGGTTGCCGCGACACTTTTGGCCGGCGCCATCGGGACCTTGCACTTCGTGTCGATGGCGGCAGCGCGAGCGGTACCGGACCCGTCGATCGCGGCTCCCGACGACGGGCTCGCACGCGGGGCGCTGGCAGTCGGCATAGCGGCAGTGATGTTGACGATCCTGGCGTTCTCCGCGCTCACCCTGTTCGCCGACCGCCTCAGGCGGGTCAACCGCGCCCTGGCATCGCATGGCGCGGCGCTGCGCGTCAGCGAGGAGCGTCTGGCCCGGGCGCTGGATGCGGGAAGCGACGGCCTGTGGGACTGGAATATCAGCACCGGCCAAACCTGGCTCTCCGACCGCTGGCTGACGATGCTGGGCTACGAGCCGGGAGAACTCGAGGGTCATGTCCGGACCTGGCAGCGCTTGGTCCATCCGCAAGACGAAGCGAAAGCCCTGGAGCTCCTGCAAGCCCATTTCGACGGCCACTCGCCGGTCTACGAGTTCGAGCATCGCTTGCGCCGAAAGGACGGCAGTTGGGGCTGGGTGCTGGCACGCGGAAAGGTCGTAGAACGCGACAATCTTGACCTGCCCCAGCGCATCGTCGGCACGCATATCGATATCGAAGGGCGCAAAATCGCTGAACAGCAGATCGCTCATATGGCGCGTCACGACGGGCTGACAGGTTTGACCAACCGGACCTCCTTCCACGAACTGCTGCGCTTGGCATTGCGCGAGGCTGCCGATGCCGGCGGCGCCTGCGCGGTGATGTGTCTGGACCTCGACGGCTTCAAGATGGTCAATGACACGGTCGGTCACATGGCCGGGGATGAACTGCTGAAGCTTGTCGCTGCCAGGATCGCCGAGCGCATACATCCAGCCGACACGGTGGCGCGACTGGGCGGCGACGAGTTCGCCGTTCTGGTCAAGAGCAACCCGACTAATGAAGGCCTCGGCAGCCTGGCCAAGGAGCTGATTTCGGCCGTAGGAGAACCCTTCGCCTATAGCGGACAGACCATCGAGGTCGGCCTCAGCATCGGCATCGCGCGCGCGCCGCAGGACGGTCTCGTCGAGCAGCTTCTTTTCAGCCGGGCTGATCTCGCACTTTACCAGGCGAAGGCCGAGGGCCGTAATTGCTATCGCATTTTCGACGCCGCGCTGGACGAGGCCATCACGAGGCGACGCGAACTCGAACGCGATCTCCGAATGGTCCTGGCAAACGAGGGGCTGGAACTTCACTATCAGCCGCAGGTGAGGGCCAGTACGCGCGAGCTCGTGGGCTTCGAAGCGCTCGTCCGTTGGCGGCACCCGGCGCGCGGCTCCATACCGCCCAGCGAGTTCATCCCGCTGGCCGAGGAGACCGGTCTGATATCGGCGCTCGGAGAATGGGTCTTGCGGACTGCCTGCAGCGAGGCGGCAGGCTGGGCACGGCCTCTCAAGGTCGCGGTCAATCTGTCTCCCCGCGAGTTCCAGCAGGGCGATCTCCCCGACCTCATCCTGGGAATCCTGACCGAGACCGGTCTGTCGCCGAACCGTCTGGAGATCGAAATCACGGAGACGGCGATCTTCGCCGATATGGGTCGCGCGCTTTCGATCCTGCGGCGGCTGAAGGCGCTCGGAATCAGCATCGCGATGGACGACTTCGGAACGGGCTACGCTTCGCTGGCGACCTTGCAGGCCTTCCCCTTCGACAAGATCAAGATCGACCGCTCTTTCATCGGACAGGTCGAAGTCAGTCCGCAGGCCGCGGTCATCGTTCGCGCCGTCCTGGGACTGGGACGCAGCCTCGGCATCTGCGTCGCCGCGGAAGGGGTCGAGACCATCGACCAGATGCGGTTCCTGGTCGACGAGGAATGCGAGGAGCTTCAAGGCTATTTGTTCGGGAAGCCACAGCCGATCGGGAGCTTCGCGGAAGCCATCGATGGCCGGGAAGC
- a CDS encoding tartrate dehydrogenase: MKTYKIAAIPGDGIGIEVIAAGIEVLEALATRDGGFGVAFDHFDWGSDYYKRTGMMMPADGREQIKDHDAIFFGAVGAPDVPDHVTLWGLRLAICQPFDQYANVRPTRVLPGIVSPLRSVSGPELDWLIVRENSEGEYAGVGGRVHKGFPEEVATDVSMMTRSGVARIIRYAFGIARSRPRKLLTVVTKSNAQRHAMVMWDEIAAEVATEFPDVTWDKMLVDAMTMRMVIKPQSLDTIVATNLHADILSDLAAALAGSLGIAPTANLNPERAFPSMFEPIHGSAFDIAGKGIANPIGTFWTATMMLDHLGEPAASARLMRAIERVTANQAFHTPDLGGKATTREVTDAVIAAIAGDNA, from the coding sequence GTGAAGACTTACAAGATCGCGGCCATCCCGGGAGACGGCATCGGCATCGAGGTCATCGCAGCCGGCATCGAAGTGCTGGAGGCACTGGCGACGCGCGACGGTGGCTTCGGCGTCGCCTTCGACCATTTCGACTGGGGCTCGGACTACTACAAGCGCACCGGGATGATGATGCCGGCCGACGGGCGCGAGCAGATCAAGGACCACGACGCGATCTTCTTCGGTGCTGTCGGCGCCCCTGACGTGCCCGACCACGTCACGCTCTGGGGCCTCAGGCTCGCGATCTGCCAGCCCTTCGACCAGTATGCCAATGTCCGGCCGACCCGCGTCCTACCCGGGATCGTTTCGCCGCTTCGCTCGGTCTCGGGGCCCGAGCTCGACTGGCTGATCGTGCGCGAGAACTCGGAGGGCGAATATGCCGGCGTCGGCGGGCGTGTCCACAAGGGCTTTCCCGAGGAGGTCGCGACCGACGTATCGATGATGACGCGTTCGGGCGTTGCCCGCATCATCCGCTACGCCTTCGGCATCGCCCGTTCGCGCCCCCGCAAGCTGTTGACCGTCGTCACGAAGTCGAACGCGCAGCGCCATGCCATGGTGATGTGGGACGAGATCGCCGCGGAAGTCGCCACCGAATTTCCCGACGTGACCTGGGACAAGATGCTGGTCGATGCGATGACCATGCGCATGGTGATCAAGCCCCAAAGCCTGGACACCATCGTCGCGACCAATCTCCACGCCGATATCCTGTCGGACCTGGCGGCCGCACTGGCCGGCTCCCTCGGCATTGCGCCTACGGCCAATCTCAACCCGGAGCGTGCCTTCCCTTCGATGTTCGAGCCGATCCACGGCTCGGCCTTCGATATCGCCGGCAAAGGCATCGCCAACCCGATCGGCACCTTCTGGACCGCGACGATGATGCTCGACCATCTGGGCGAGCCGGCGGCGTCCGCGCGGCTGATGCGCGCGATCGAGCGCGTAACCGCGAACCAGGCCTTCCACACGCCCGATCTCGGCGGGAAGGCGACAACACGGGAGGTCACCGACGCCGTCATCGCTGCGATTGCCGGCGACAACGCATGA
- a CDS encoding DUF2256 domain-containing protein: MLRKGDLPAKICVVCQRPFAWRKKWKRVWETMSTCSERCRNEAQRIRRTAG, from the coding sequence ATGCTGCGTAAGGGTGACCTGCCGGCGAAGATTTGCGTTGTCTGTCAACGGCCGTTCGCCTGGCGCAAGAAATGGAAGCGCGTCTGGGAAACGATGTCGACCTGTTCGGAACGATGCCGCAACGAAGCGCAACGCATCCGGCGGACAGCAGGATGA
- a CDS encoding tripartite tricarboxylate transporter substrate-binding protein: MLRRCLILIAALAAPLAPALAQTYPNRAITMIVPFAAGGTTDVIARIVSDHMGRTLGQSIIVENVAGAGGTTGSLRVARAAADGYTLIMGNLGTHSASVGLYPNLAYDPRTDFAPVINTAGTPMLISAHKDFPANTLQEFVALLKANPGKYNYGHGGIGSTSHLTCVYFHYLIKAPVQQVPFRGSGPAMNALLAKQLDYVCDQSVSIVPQLTQLKTYVVATPKRLDVAKDVPTSTEGGLPEFQAVGWNAIFAPKDTPKEIVDRLNTAGRAALADAGVRARLLELGCDIPDDAGQSAAALGSHVRAEVDKWTPIIKAAGVTAQ, encoded by the coding sequence ATGCTGAGACGATGCCTGATCCTGATCGCGGCACTTGCCGCGCCGCTGGCGCCCGCGCTGGCCCAAACCTATCCAAACCGGGCGATCACGATGATCGTGCCCTTCGCCGCCGGCGGCACGACCGACGTCATCGCCCGCATCGTGTCGGACCATATGGGCCGCACGCTGGGGCAGTCGATCATCGTCGAGAACGTCGCGGGTGCGGGCGGCACGACCGGCTCGCTGCGCGTCGCCCGCGCAGCAGCCGACGGCTACACGCTGATCATGGGCAATCTCGGAACGCATTCGGCCTCGGTGGGCCTCTATCCGAACCTCGCCTATGATCCCCGGACCGATTTCGCGCCGGTCATCAATACGGCGGGCACGCCGATGCTGATCTCGGCACACAAGGATTTTCCGGCCAATACGCTGCAGGAATTCGTGGCCCTGCTGAAGGCCAACCCCGGCAAGTACAATTACGGCCATGGCGGCATCGGTTCGACCTCGCATCTGACCTGCGTCTACTTCCATTACCTGATCAAGGCGCCGGTCCAGCAGGTGCCGTTCAGGGGCTCCGGGCCGGCGATGAACGCGCTGCTGGCCAAGCAGCTCGACTATGTCTGCGACCAGTCCGTTAGTATCGTGCCGCAGCTGACCCAGTTGAAGACCTATGTCGTGGCGACGCCCAAGCGGCTCGACGTGGCCAAGGACGTGCCAACCAGCACGGAAGGCGGCCTGCCCGAATTCCAGGCCGTCGGGTGGAACGCGATCTTCGCGCCCAAAGATACGCCCAAGGAGATCGTCGATCGGCTCAACACGGCCGGCCGGGCAGCTCTTGCCGATGCCGGCGTCCGCGCCAGACTGCTCGAACTCGGCTGCGACATCCCTGATGATGCCGGCCAATCCGCCGCGGCGCTGGGCTCACATGTGCGCGCCGAGGTCGATAAGTGGACACCGATTATCAAGGCCGCGGGCGTGACAGCGCAGTGA